A DNA window from Haloferax volcanii DS2 contains the following coding sequences:
- a CDS encoding AbrB/MazE/SpoVT family DNA-binding domain-containing protein, protein MSEATLDGRGRLTLPKEIRERYGEHYHIVQLHDGIKLIPIEDDPLGALRTEFADVEKTAEELRRGARNAALDEAGR, encoded by the coding sequence ATGTCCGAAGCGACGCTGGACGGTCGCGGACGCCTCACGCTCCCTAAAGAGATCAGAGAGCGGTACGGCGAACACTACCACATCGTCCAACTGCACGACGGTATCAAGCTGATTCCAATCGAAGACGACCCGCTCGGTGCGCTCCGCACCGAGTTCGCGGACGTCGAGAAGACGGCCGAAGAACTCCGTCGCGGAGCGCGGAACGCGGCGCTCGACGAGGCCGGCCGCTGA
- a CDS encoding type II toxin-antitoxin system VapC family toxin, with protein MNVAETDFLLALIKDEDWLGDAAEAVYRNHRDELWTSQFTLIELLMVAYREERDTERVITNVAALLEVRGDVDTVLTAATYVEDHGFTPFDALHLVESDGDTIVSSDETYESFAPRLDLKTVEDE; from the coding sequence CTGAATGTAGCCGAGACGGACTTCCTACTGGCGCTCATCAAGGACGAAGACTGGCTGGGCGACGCCGCAGAGGCGGTCTACCGAAACCATCGAGACGAACTGTGGACGTCGCAGTTCACGCTCATCGAACTCCTCATGGTCGCGTACCGAGAAGAGCGGGACACGGAGCGGGTCATCACGAACGTCGCCGCGCTGTTGGAAGTGCGTGGGGACGTAGATACGGTTCTCACGGCCGCGACCTACGTCGAAGACCACGGGTTCACACCCTTCGATGCGCTCCATCTCGTCGAATCCGATGGCGACACTATCGTTTCGAGCGACGAGACGTACGAGTCGTTTGCCCCGCGGCTCGACCTGAAGACCGTCGAAGACGAGTGA